The Oryza glaberrima chromosome 5, OglaRS2, whole genome shotgun sequence DNA segment CCCAAAATGTGCACACCAAGAATTTCTCCAGTGTCAGGCCGGTAAATCAACTGCAGAAAGGAACATACAATTGTCAAGCCCAAAGTATGTCACTGAATGAAGCCATGCAAGACAGCAATACCCAGGTGCCAATTTGGAGACAAGACAACACAACTGATAGAAATAACcctgcaaggaaaaaaaaactgatagaAATAAGTGGCACAAACTAAAAACATGTATACCTTAGCAAGTCCATCTCCTTCATTTTCTGCCAATGCTTTTGTATTAGCCTTAAAGCTGGTCTTAACAACACTTATCTCAAATCCTTCTTTATCAGCTTTTTCTCTGGCTTGTGGCTGCAATATTTATTGATAACACTTGGTCAAGGAAATCATAAAGATTGCATGGTTTAGATCCCCTTCAAGAAGCAATGGATACATACCAAATACAGTAAAAGGATAACGAATTGGTTACGTCAAGGAAAAGACAAAATATCAAGACAGAAAATATAAGACTAAATATCAAGACAGAAAATATAACAGAAGTAGATGAAGAAGTAACGCATAAACAGGGCAGACTAAAGAAAGCTATATGGGATTACACCTGACTTACCTCTGTAAGCCCAACCATACTAATCTCTGGATGAGTGAAGCAAGCAGCGGGGATGCTTAAATGATTTAGGATGTGGTCCCTCCCAGAGATTTGTTCGACAACTACATTTTCATAGGAATTACTTATCAGGCAACTATACGATAAGCAACATAGGAGCGATAGAAGAAGATGAAATCTAAACAGATTTGCAATGTACCAGAGATTCCCTGTGCACTGGCAGCATGAGCAAGCATGAGTTTACCATTGGCATCTCCAATGCAATATAAGTTCGGAACCTACAAATAAAAATGCATGGCATGTTAGATCCCATACAAGCCAGGAAGAGGATTATTCTGAACAAAGCATGGTAATTCATTTGTTTCAACATACCACATTGCCATCTGCATCCATGACTCGCATTCGCTCATCAACAGGAATAAAACCACGCTGTGTAACAACATTGATCTGAAGAAAAAAAGGGTCCGATTCACTATGCTTGAAACTTAACTGTAGGAAATGTTCTGACAGCAAACAGTTTCAACCTTCAGGTACTTACATTTTCCAAGCCAAGTCCTTTTGTGAATGGTGCCCGTCCTGTGGCTATAAGGGCTGCATCCACCTAGAGCCACATTTTAGATCTTCCACATAAGCCATTATGGAGAAATAAAAACTATGTTTATAGTATCAACTTACTACAGATGAACTAAACAACAATAAGTTACATAGAAAAGAGACAACTGTCCATACATTTGATAATCAGTAAGTCATATAGCTATAGGAGTATATGAAGAGTGAAGTATCTTAACAAAAAGTTGGCTAGTAAAACTGCAATTGGAGATACTATGTACAAGGACTGAAAGATTGTTTAAATGTAGTTTTTACCTCGAGGGTTTCTTTGTGTTCCTTTGTTTTTGCATCAATGAGCTCAATCTGCACAGGTTTTCCATCCTTTGCTGGAgtaatctagaaaaaatcatcaacaattttaACATAGAGATGATGAAATGTGTCTGCGGTATGAAGAAAGCTAAGGTAGAAGGTCTAGTTAACCTTGCTTGCAAAAACACCAGTGTGATAGTCTATATTCCGAGGGTTGATAAGGACTCTCTGGGCTAATTTTGCAATTTCAGGATCAAAACCAGGCATTAGCTGGTCAAGAGCTTCAACAAAAGTAACCTGAAGAATGAAAACTGTCAATTCAGGGGGCATGTGAAAACAAAAATCAGCATGCAGTGATACAATACTACTGTAATAGAATCATTTGTGTAAGTTGAAAACAGTGTAGTCAAATTTGCATCCAATCAAATAACAGGGTGGACCTCACTGGTCACTATATGCAAAGCAAAAAGGATAACATATCCAGATAACTACAGATGCAATTTTTCCAGTTATACCCATTGTAGAACCATGTTTCTGCAATAATTGCATGATTCCATGCTCACTGTATGATTCTCTAAGCCATATCCTTGAATTTATTCACAGCAAGAACTTTCATGTACCTCACTTCCAAGAGCTGTATATACATCACTGAATTCAAGCCCAATGTATCCACTTCCAACGATTGCTATCCAGTCCGGGACAGACTCAAGTTTTAGTGCATGATCACTGGTAAAAACAGTTTTCCCTGCACAAAAGTTGCCCAGCAGGCTTCTGTAAGAACAATAGGTATAACAAGAAATGGTAGGCAACACATTTGGGTCTGCAAACCCAATTGTGCTAATCTTCCATGTCATTCAGCTGTAGGACATAATGTAATAATGGTAATGTGTCTCCTCTATGCTGAGATTATAACATCAAAAGATGGAAGCAGTAGCAGAAGGGCACAAAGATCATGTGGCTTCCAAGATCGAATGCTTTCTATCGGGATCTCTAAGGTATCCAAATACAGGCACACATTTAAGGTTATTCAGGCATAACAAATAGTAAATTATGTTTTATCTATTGCCACTAGTGATTCTAGAAGTCTAAAACTAATAAAACATGTGTGGCTTTATTATGCTAGTTATGGCACATGCCGCAAGTTGCAACAAAATGGGTTTTATTAACCAAAATAAATACCAACAGTCATGGACAATTAGAAAAACATTTAAGTATGTAAATTGTAATAAGGAAAACTTGTTTCAGAATAAGCTACCACAAAGCTTGTATATACAAAACAATTCAGTAATCACATGGCACACAGCTAAGACTATGGTCACTACAACTGAGCTAGAAGTACATGCTTCTTTCAGCATTTGATCACTTGCTTCAATGTTCAGTCTGGAAACTAGAGCTAACTAAATGAGATGCATGATCCATCAAGAGAAGAAAAGGTAGTACTTACCATCAACCTCTATGCCCTTGGGAACAAAAGGAACTGATCCAGTAGCAATGATGATATTCCTTGCAGTGATTTCTTTGTCTGGAAAACCAACTTTTCCATACCGTACCTTTTGTTTTCCCTGATCAAATCATGATAGGAATAGATTAATGTCGGCAATCCTCTATTATGTCATATTTCGCAGATGAGATATTCCTGTATGCATTTTCTACCACAAGATATGATTGTTGTCAAGTTCAAAGAATAGGTCAGCTTATTCCATCAGCGACTGAATTGGCCACATCAAATAGTAACATGATACATCTAGTAGTGATGTATGTACATTTTAATGGCTCATAACTAAGAGAACCAATAAACTTGCTGCTTTCCACAAGAAATTACTGCTAATTTAGTATATATGTCAATTCTTGAACCATAACAAAACATGGGGCACATAAATGCACTTCCAGCTATAACTTGGTAACATTTGAATAGACTTGATTGTAGGACACACCGACATTGATATGCAACCAAAAGCTAAGCATCTACAATTCAACAAAGTGCTATCCGTAAGGATTTAACTCAGTGGTTTACATATAACATGTATATAAGTCAAGAGAAATATTAACATCTGTTCTTGCCCAAAAATGAGAATGTAACACTCATGTGCATAACTCATGATTGTACATGACAGTGAAGTTATGGTCTTATGGATGACTTACAACAATTGCACCAAAACCACTCAATATATCCACTCCCAGAGCTTTCATTGAATTAGTCAAGTTGCTTCGGATTTTAGAGGCGAGATTGTTTGCATGATCAGCAACAGCTTGTCTGTCATATCCAGGGGATGAAACCTGTTGCACAGAGAATGGGCTTAATGATTTATGCAGGACACAATGCAACACACAAGAATGAGAAAACAGCCGATGCCCAAAGGCCACAGGTAATAGGCCTAGTAACTGGTGACATTAAATTTTGGACAATCTCACAAAACACAGAGATACAGATTCATAGACATATAGCAAACCTGATGCATTGTGAGTAAGAAACAAGGTAAGCTCCATAGAGTTGACATAGACATCAATTTCAGGACACAAATGATAAACATGAAAACAGGAACCTCGCACGCTTTACACTCCCTGTGTCAGTACCTATTTTGTGAACCAGCTTGAATGGACTGGTCGTACCTAAAAGAAATTGACTAAAAAATACTGTAGAACACAAATCTTTTAAAAGTCCACTCATTTGTCAATTGTTATGTGAActattttcaagtttcaacACATCAAACAAAGAGGCTAATGCAGTAATTCATCCAAACAAAATACCTGTAGACCCAATGACTTCATGTGATGTTCATCATGAAGCTCCCTCATGCGACCGCTGACAGCAAGAAGTGCTTTTGATGGGACACAACCTCTGTTTACACAAGTCCCACCTACAACATCTCCCTCAATAATTGCAGTTTTCAAACCCTGCACAAATTTGGGCCAGTTAACACTTAACACATTGAGACAGCAGTAGTGGACTAGTAATAACAAAGACAGGTTATTACATTTATAACTCTGCAATCTTATTTGCGTTATATGCTACAGAAAAGCCTTGGATTGTAAACAAAAAAGTGTGTGCATTTTTGTATGTTGGCCTGTCGGATATATCAACAAAGAAGTAACATATCAAGTAAGCCAATAATCCAACTAAACTGCTACTGCTTGGCACTTGGCAGGCTCCAACAGGGCCAAAGTGTGCCAACATTGAAATTTGTAAATAGATAACCACCAGAACAACCGAGTGGTCACTATTTTGCTGGTGCTGCATTCAAGATAGAGTTGGTTTACAAATGCGTTGAGTTGCACATTATATATTCTTTACCTCTACGATCATCAATCcatcaagacaaaaaaaaatatttcaactaGAAAGGAAGATTTTCTAGTTTCATAGTGATAGTCTCAGCATAAATTTAATAGACTATCAGCGCACTGCAATGGACTAACCACTGAAGTCCCAAAGCAAAGCTCAAGATAGCACTCAATTTAAACAGTTTACCTGTGCTAGCACCAAATTACTTACTAACAAAAACCTCCAGTTACCATTTCGCAGTGTAAATTTCAACAAAGCATGAGCTCTAGCGAAGTGGttcatttgaaattttgaattcagcTAAGTACTTAAGTTCGCAGCTCCATAATACCGGAAATCCCATAGATCATTCTATACAGTCATCAGTTCAAATGTCAATAGATCACGGGTACAGCGCCGCCGACGAGAAACGGCTAGAGCTCTACACCGAACAGTAAACATGGTCCGCACTTACCTCCTCGACAGCGTGGAGCGCCGCGCCGTGCCCACCAACGCCGGCGCCGATGATGACGAGGTCGTAGTCGAACCCGCCGCTCCCCGCCACGCCGTTCTCCgcggccgccctcgccgccaccgccgcccgcctcaccgccgccccCTGCGAGATCCGCAGCGAGCGgagcgccaccgcctcgcccccGAGCCCGCACACCCTGATCCCGCATGGCCCCCGCGCGGATCTAgctcccccgccggcgccgccgccgaccacccaCGCCGGGGCCgaggcgcacgccgccgccgccgccgcggagttCATCGCCCTCACGACGAAcgcaagaggagaggagaagagaagccGGAGTCGCGAGGGGaatgggaggcggcggcggaggaggcgaggtgggGGGCAGAAGgagagcgaggcggcgggcggggggTTTATGGGAGCGAGGGGGCGGAGAATTCGAAGCTGTGGCGCCTAggcgggggcggagggaaggaggggagtGGGGGTGGGGGCCACCTGTCAGTGAGGGGGGGGGATGCGCGCATGGGTTTGAGTGGGTTTTGACGAATTTTgtccaaattataaaaaataatactccctccgttctaaatatttgatgttgttgatttttttaaatatgtttgaccgttcgtcttattcaaaaattttaagtaattattaattattttcctatcatttgatatacttatatgtatatatatagttttacatatttcacaaaagtttttaataagacgaaccgTTAAACATGCggtaaaaagtcaatggtgttatatatttagaaaaggagggagtagctagaAGTATAACTTATACTATATTGCAACAACATTTATACGATGGATTACATCATGTTCTAAACTACAACTCTAAATTACAAATTCCTCGTTTTTAGTTAGCACACAACTTAAAGTGCTAAAAGGTgctcttttaaaatatatatatatgtataaaagtttctttaaaaaattacacaaatatatttattaatcattaatacttgattaatcatATCTAATGACTTTTCTCATTTTGTGTGCTAGAAAAATCCAACTGGTGCTATACATAACACAGCCTTGGAAAACTCTGTTTTTCCTATGCTTGTAGTAGATGAAAGAAAAATGGGTTAATGATGTAATTTTATGAGGTCATAATACTCGTGGTTACGTGCAACAAGCCAAGCCTCGTGGTTTTTGGCAATTTGGACATAataccattattttttaataaaaatactcAATGAACAAATATGTGTCTTCATAACACATATGACGATAGTTCTTAGGTATGTTTGAACTTCAATTTAAGAGAATGTGGAGGATACTTTGTCTGTGTTTATTTAATATGGATGAAAAGGCATAACATGTATACTACGCTTTACTCTCttcgttccataatataataacTTATAGCACTTAAAATTTATCCCATGATATAACAACTTTTTCACTAATATtgtcttcccaaccaatcacaactcctCGCTATTCACTTTTCTCACATACATCCACTTCCCTACGAATCACAACTTATCCCTATTTgatttcatatattttcttaGTAACTATATCCaactctaaatttttttatattataggatgaaGGTAGTATTCTCTATTTTTATATGGTAAATACCTAACTTACGTTAACTTTTAAAGCAATTATACATCGAATGTTCAATTAAACTTGTAGTGCTAACACACAAGAATTTTGCTAAACATCAAAACTGAACCTATTAGCAGCTAATTGTCCAATTTACCATAAACAACATTAAATATTACATCGACATTTATTGCAGTCGTGATCCTCTCTAGCAAGAATATAATAGGGTGTGTGGGTTGCTAACATGAAACCATTGTCTTAGGGAAAGTAATGGTTCGTAATAGGATGATTCTAAATATAATCTTTGTTTACATTTTGGCTTGTAAATCGGGGATCCCAATCAACGGTTGGGTAGAGGAACCTCTCAAATTTATTATTAGTTTGCTCTCAGGTGAtgaaattttatttgcaaattaaTAAAGTGCGCCATAAAATGATTTAGTGTAAGAAAAAGGGAAGAGAATTAGTATTATAAAAATCTAGATCGGTTGATCGCTGACTAGTAAGTAGGATTAGCCTAGTCAACTATGAATTCTACCTAATGTTCATGCTTTTGTTTATGATAGGCTAGTGACTAAAGAAATCCACTTCTCTTTACCTTTTCGAGAAAAGTAAGATCAGTTTGTTTACTGCAGCTAAATAATTCTACAGATGAAATCTTGCAATGGGAACCAGCTTTGCATCCCACGAAGTCTACTCTCTAACCAAATATCCTTTCATTGACTAACATCAAATGATTCTACTGATAATTACTCATCTAAATGAAGTCCAATCTCTTATTTCGACAAGTCCAATATATCTTATATTTCGactatagataaaaaaattatagaaaccttttttctatagttttttataatttgaaaGTCTCACTATTTTACTATGCGCATACGGAAAAAATATGATAGATATGCATGATTTATAATGCACCGAGTAGTACAACCTAAATATTCTCACGCACTCcttgtttttttccttaaagGTGCTTGAGTGCTCATATTTCATTACGGTCAATCTGTTTACATTATAGATAAAAATCTATCATTTAATTGTGGAAAGACTCAATGCTACGACATGATTTAATTACAAAAAGTCATTACTCTCATCAAAGGATAAAAAATGCTGATACCACAAAATCAAGTTGacatgtccaaaaaaaaaagtcatgcaTAAAAAACACTaaccataaaaataaaatagctaTGTTATCAAGCCGGCGAACTTCATCGTATGCCAAGGTTTTAAAGCGCATATGGATACAACTGAACTCTTGACAATTAGTTGGGATATTACAAGCGAATAGATTAAATATTAGAAGGTTGAAAAGTTGATTGAAGAGCATTAAACTTAAACCTTAGATAAAtcaatttattaattttataaccattaatatttaattaatcatatgctaatgatatTTTTCGTTGCGCGTGCGCGGAAAATCTCCCTCCAACTCGAACATCAATAAACAAATGAGACCAAGGAGTTGCACTAGCGCATCTGGTTGGTTCACCGTGGTTCGAACCGGTCGGCGCAAGTTTGACTCCCACATTTTCACGTTGCCTCACCGAGGTTTTTCCCGGCTCCCATGAATCATGTTTAGGTGGTTCTACTAGGGAATATGGTTCACACACGCATGTGCAATCAATGGGACTATACGTTTTCCGTGCATCTCAACCCTATCATATATTAGGATGCACACACGCGTGTTGTGGTGTGTGTTCGTGTGAGTTCTAAATTGTACCCCCTcaaaagagaaacaaacaaatggGCCCAGACGAACTTTTGATGGTGTACGCGTAGCAAAAAGACCACACCACGTAAAATATCCAAACTGCCGTGTCCATCGTTTTCCTTCTCCCACCCCCCGCAattccttccccctccccccccccccccccccccattccGCAAGCgaacaaaacacacacacacaacaaaagaaaagaaaagaaaaactcgaGGGGGccaaacgagaaaaaaaaaatagacgcAGAGGAGAAAGCCGCGAAGcgagaagagagggagaagggaggagagctcgctcgctcgctcgtgCTCGTCAATGGCGGGTAGGGTTTCGccgctgccctcctcctcctcccgctgctagccctcgccctcgccctcgccgccgccgccccccgatCCCCGAGTCCGCCCCGATTTCCATCCTTCCCCGGCGGTGAGGCAGGCCTAGGGCGGGCGacgatgggggaggaggagcaggggcCCCGGAGGAAGCAGGCGGGGCCGGACGACGCGGTGCAGACCAGCATGCAGGTGAGCTTCTACCTCCCCTCCCCGCATATCTCTCCCCCCTGTTAGAAGGTTCTAGAAGGTTCGCCGATGATGGGCGATGCAGGGCCGGTAGATCCCACTCGCGGCGGTATGTAGGCTTTCGTTTAGCGGCTTTGGTGGAAACTTCGCTTGGGAGTTTCGGGAATTCGACAAGGTTGCTCGCTCTGGTAGTGGTTGATTCGATATCCTGACCATGTGCAGGATTTGGGGAAGAGTGTGattcattggtttttttttttttttgggggggggggggtgatttCTGGTTGAATTGTGAGGGGAATGTCTCGTTGTGTTCTGTGGAGCTTACTATTTCAGGTGCCGATCACCTGATCCCTTTCTAATAATCACACGTAGATCACGGTTAGCAACTCCATTCTAACAGGGAGTAGAGCTTTTCCACCTGCTCCGCCTCATAAATGTAGATGCACTTTTCCACTTGCGTGGAGAACGGTGGAAGGCAGGTCTGGTGAACTGTTTTGGCCTTTACTTTCTCCATAGGGTAGAAACAGATCGGGATAGCGGACATAAAACTATTGAAATCGAGTATGCTCTTTGTTTTTGTCAAAGCGGAATCACAGAACAGAACTGACATGATAAGACAGAATGCAACAGAAACAAGGTATCACGTTTTGGTTGGGTTCAAGAGGAGTCATCAGCTTTTAGTTAATAAATTTTCTCGTTTCACTCAGAACATTTTAGTTCCTGTTTGAACTTCAGAAAACTTCTTGACTATTATGCGAACAAGGATTTACACAAATCCCATGACTACTTGGGTTTTCAGTTTTCACTCAGAAAACCTTTAGTTCCATTTTGAGCGCCAGTTAATTTTCACTATTCCCTGACAAATGATTTACACAAACCCCATAGGAaatgttagtaaaaaaatttgGTTTCCTCTTATTAGATCTTGGATAGTTACTTGATAGTAACAAAATGGCATGTGTACATTCATTACTCCGTCCTATAACAAAATGCCTTGAGCTAATTGATGTTTAGACCATACCATGTATAACTTGCCTATATTGCATGGAATTCCAGTTTTTTGTAATTATATGCTATATTATGTTATGTTTTACCAGTAGCCATTTAGAATAAGGATTTTTTGGTCCATCCTACTTCAGGAAGACTATCTCAGTTATTTGTTTACTGTCCTACTGTATGATCTTAAACTAAAAACTTGCTGAAGCAATGTTTATCTATTATGCTATCTTAcgtctatattaagatatcagcTTATCATATTTCGGTTAACAGGGAGGTAATTCTTGGTTAAGATCCAAAagacttaaaaataatattattacacCATGCCATCTTTCCAGACAATAGCCCGAAAAGATGCTTTGCTTGTAACTGTTAATCTATTTAATGTTGTCAATTACACCATACAGAGATACTTGTGAACAAGCCAATGATACAAGGCCCATGCCACAAAATCAATTCCAAGAATTGTACCTTTTCTGtgtgtatttttattttgtgatatACAGCATAAGCACTACTATTAACATTTGAAGAAAAATGTTCCAGCGAGTCAAAGTGTACCGATTGACTGATGATGGGAAGTGGGATGATCAGGGAACAGGGCATGTAACCATCGACTACATTGAGGTATAATTTTGTCTGAATATTGAGTTGAAACCTTATATCCTTTCATATGCTGCAGTGATTTTCACTAAATATGGTTTCTCTGATGATACCCTCTTTTTATCTTCAAATCTTAGTTTCTCTATTGGACTGATATTTACAAATTTGTATAAAGTTTTTATTGAATATCGATCGTGCTGTTTTCATCATTAATATGTTGAAGTTAATTATGTTTCCAGTTATTTGTGGGACAATATATTTTTGGCATTTAAGCTTATACTGTTACACATGAGTGTGCTTTTTCAAAATGCTTCTCATGAAATTGGATAATCTGTTTTTATGGAAACACTGATCTTCATGTTCGCATTTAAGAACAAAACAGAGAGAATATTCTTATCACAGATAAAAGTAACACAGGAAGCAGCGTGTTAGAATGGCTGAACTACTCGTAGAGTGTGGCACCAAGATTGCAGTTAAATTTTCAGTCTTAATCTCGGACTTGCCATTTAAGGTTCACCTTTTCAACCTTTATTTGACTTAGGGATCAAGAGAAATTGCTCTGACTGTTGTGGATGAAGAGGATAGTGACACGCTACTGCTTCATCACATTACATCTGATGATATATACAGGAAACAAGAAGGTGAAGTGGTGCAATGTCCTTCTTTTAAGATTGGCCATACTCATTCTCCTAAGTCTTAATGTACTATCTTTACCATTTTTGTTGGAAGAAACAATCATCTCATGGAGGGATCCTGAAAAGGCACTAGAGTTAGCATTGAGTTTTCAAGAAGCTGCTGGATGTTCATACATATGGTGATTCAACTATAAATGGATTGTTTTACTATCATATTTCAAGTGTCTTATTCATGTCTGCTTAAATTCTGATGGTTTTATGCAGGGAGAGTGTGTGTACCATACAACGAAATTTACAATTTAATGTCCTTGATGGTATTTTTTCTAACCTGTGTAGTTTTAGCCTGTTATTCTTGTGAGTTGCTTTTTACAGCATTTACTTTTTCTATATCCTACAGTTCAAGAAGCCGCTCCACCCGCAGCATTTGAATCTTTAGAAGCCTCTAGAAATCCACCTTTTCATGGTAGGTAACTACACATTCCCTTCTTCATGGAACTGTGTACATATGCATGATGTGCCCTCTTGAGAGTTATGTCACGGAGGGTTGTGCAACATTTGAAGGTTGATTGTATGATCTCTCTTTTGCATGGCTAGGATTTAATTTTTCCCCATTTCAACTTTAAAATCCCAATAACTCGGTTTAATTCTTGAGTAAACTATTTGATGGGCTTGTTTGATCTCATCACATATGCTGTCAGGTTCGGACATGAAATGTTATGTTCCGATTTTATCTATTTGCTCACGTGAGAGCTAGGTACTAAATAGCAGATTGGTATTGAC contains these protein-coding regions:
- the LOC127775052 gene encoding dihydrolipoyl dehydrogenase 1, chloroplastic-like isoform X2, which codes for MNSAAAAAACASAPAWVVGGGAGGGARSARGPCGIRVCGLGGEAVALRSLRISQGAAVRRAAVAARAAAENGVAGSGGFDYDLVIIGAGVGGHGAALHAVEEGLKTAIIEGDVVGGTCVNRGCVPSKALLAVSGRMRELHDEHHMKSLGLQVSSPGYDRQAVADHANNLASKIRSNLTNSMKALGVDILSGFGAIVGKQKVRYGKVGFPDKEITARNIIIATGSVPFVPKGIEVDGKTVFTSDHALKLESVPDWIAIVGSGYIGLEFSDVYTALGSEVTFVEALDQLMPGFDPEIAKLAQRVLINPRNIDYHTGVFASKITPAKDGKPVQIELIDAKTKEHKETLEVDAALIATGRAPFTKGLGLENINVVTQRGFIPVDERMRVMDADGNVVPNLYCIGDANGKLMLAHAASAQGISVVEQISGRDHILNHLSIPAACFTHPEISMVGLTEPQAREKADKEGFEISVVKTSFKANTKALAENEGDGLAKLIYRPDTGEILGVHILGLHAADLIHEASNAIALGTRLQDIKFAVHAHPTLSEVLDELFKAAKVNSGVSHSVNEPVAA
- the LOC127775052 gene encoding dihydrolipoyl dehydrogenase 2, chloroplastic-like isoform X1; protein product: MNSAAAAAACASAPAWVVGGGAGGGARSARGPCGIRVCGLGGEAVALRSLRISQGAAVRRAAVAARAAAENGVAGSGGFDYDLVIIGAGVGGHGAALHAVEEGLKTAIIEGDVVGGTCVNRGCVPSKALLAVSGRMRELHDEHHMKSLGLQVSSPGYDRQAVADHANNLASKIRSNLTNSMKALGVDILSGFGAIVGKQKVRYGKVGFPDKEITARNIIIATGSVPFVPKGIEVDGKTVFTSDHALKLESVPDWIAIVGSGYIGLEFSDVYTALGSEVTFVEALDQLMPGFDPEIAKLAQRVLINPRNIDYHTGVFASKITPAKDGKPVQIELIDAKTKEHKETLEVDAALIATGRAPFTKGLGLENINVVTQRGFIPVDERMRVMDADGNVVPNLYCIGDANGKLMLAHAASAQGISVVEQISGRDHILNHLSIPAACFTHPEISMVGLTEPQAREKADKEGFEISVVKTSFKANTKALAENEGDGLAKLIYRPDTGEILGVHILGLHAADLIHEASNAIALGTRLQDIKFAVHAHPTLSEVLDELFKAAKLQPREGPERKPKHPPQPLLKVLSFVTHLLTSQKRNRQP